Proteins encoded within one genomic window of Rhodothermales bacterium:
- a CDS encoding protein kinase, with translation MIGQSIENYAIEAVLGHGGMGIVYKALDTSLDRVVALKVMNPGVATNEEFLWRFKSEARVLGRLQHANIVNVYAFRHIDSHLFIVMEYVGGGTLGHLIERQGILQPRQALPIIKQSLHALEVAHEANIIHRDIKPANILLTERGDVKISDFGLAKIQEESSSMMTRVGVTGGTLYYMPPEQSEALSKVDHRGDLYALGMTLYQMLAGRMPFNAGSSAYSIMKAVAEEQIPSPDTFNQHMPPGLVAIVMRAIKKDPDKRYQSARAMREAIEAFETEQRPAPAKTPARPVAIDKTVMFTPADAPKFTPPPPRPMNNARAAAVPELATLPPGRDAAATRPAGGRILLFAVAALAVVIVAFGLFRFMGEDPATQQTGDTTPSSTLADGALAVPDNGTAGAEFEGAASGTPSSTPSQAEPNPGGQAPIERPEQGGNVVYEVTITSTPSGAQVVFDGQRQGTTPLKVPGLSAGTYPVQLRLDGYQNWTGSLKPQEKTTLSAQLRAQLVSTRVVVRPYGSLFVNGDKKLDGDVAAYEDRLPPGRYTMRATNPALGTWEKQVVIRPGDKDLLILFNFEPEYTLTVVSPPVTNAEIFVDGVSREAHTPSTIKLHPGNHTIEVRKEGYRLEGGPRSLTLEGDLKDPLAFTLVEANRE, from the coding sequence ATGATTGGTCAGTCCATCGAGAATTATGCGATCGAGGCCGTGCTAGGGCATGGGGGGATGGGTATTGTGTACAAAGCCCTCGACACCTCGCTAGACCGGGTAGTGGCCTTGAAGGTGATGAACCCCGGCGTGGCGACGAACGAGGAGTTTTTGTGGCGATTCAAGTCGGAAGCCCGGGTGCTCGGCCGGCTCCAGCACGCGAACATCGTCAACGTGTATGCTTTCCGTCACATCGACTCCCATCTGTTTATAGTGATGGAGTATGTGGGCGGCGGGACGCTCGGCCATCTGATCGAACGCCAGGGCATCCTCCAACCCAGGCAGGCGCTTCCGATCATCAAGCAGAGCCTCCATGCGCTCGAAGTGGCGCACGAGGCGAATATCATCCATCGGGACATTAAGCCCGCCAACATCCTCCTCACCGAACGGGGGGACGTCAAGATCAGTGATTTCGGGCTGGCCAAGATCCAGGAAGAAAGCTCTTCGATGATGACTCGGGTGGGTGTTACCGGCGGGACGCTGTATTACATGCCTCCCGAGCAGTCCGAAGCCCTGAGCAAGGTCGATCACCGGGGCGACCTGTACGCGCTCGGCATGACGCTCTACCAGATGCTCGCCGGCCGGATGCCTTTCAACGCGGGCAGTTCGGCCTATTCGATCATGAAGGCCGTCGCCGAAGAGCAAATCCCATCGCCCGACACGTTCAACCAGCATATGCCGCCCGGGCTGGTAGCTATTGTGATGCGGGCGATCAAAAAAGACCCGGACAAACGCTACCAGAGCGCCCGCGCCATGCGCGAGGCGATCGAAGCGTTTGAGACCGAGCAGCGTCCTGCCCCGGCGAAAACGCCGGCGCGCCCTGTGGCGATTGACAAAACCGTTATGTTCACGCCGGCTGACGCACCGAAATTCACGCCCCCACCACCGCGCCCGATGAACAACGCCCGCGCGGCTGCGGTGCCGGAACTCGCGACGTTGCCTCCCGGACGAGATGCGGCCGCCACGCGGCCGGCGGGAGGGCGTATCCTGCTTTTTGCCGTTGCCGCACTGGCCGTGGTGATCGTTGCCTTTGGCCTGTTTCGATTCATGGGGGAGGATCCCGCGACGCAGCAAACGGGAGATACAACCCCCTCGTCCACCCTGGCTGATGGCGCTCTTGCTGTTCCCGACAACGGGACGGCCGGCGCGGAGTTCGAAGGGGCCGCCTCTGGCACGCCGTCGTCCACTCCGTCCCAGGCCGAACCGAATCCCGGCGGACAGGCCCCTATCGAGCGTCCCGAGCAGGGCGGCAATGTTGTTTATGAAGTCACGATCACCTCTACCCCGTCCGGCGCGCAGGTCGTATTCGACGGCCAGCGCCAGGGCACGACACCGCTGAAGGTACCTGGACTTTCCGCCGGCACGTATCCGGTTCAGCTGCGGCTCGATGGCTATCAGAACTGGACCGGCAGCCTCAAGCCGCAGGAGAAAACCACCCTCTCAGCCCAACTCCGTGCGCAACTAGTCTCGACACGGGTCGTGGTGCGCCCCTATGGGTCGCTGTTTGTAAATGGAGATAAAAAACTGGATGGCGATGTGGCGGCGTACGAAGACCGGCTGCCGCCCGGGCGCTACACGATGCGCGCCACAAACCCAGCGCTCGGCACCTGGGAAAAACAGGTGGTGATTCGACCTGGCGACAAAGACCTCCTCATTTTGTTTAATTTCGAGCCGGAATACACCCTGACCGTCGTTTCCCCACCCGTTACCAACGCAGAAATTTTTGTCGACGGCGTCTCGCGGGAAGCGCACACGCCCAGCACCATCAAGCTCCATCCCGGCAACCATACCATCGAAGTACGAAAAGAAGGGTATCGCCTGGAAGGAGGACCCAGGTCGCTGACGCTGGAAGGAGACCTGAAAGATCCGTTAGCCTTTACACTCGTCGAAGCCAACCGGGAATAG